From one Accipiter gentilis chromosome 3, bAccGen1.1, whole genome shotgun sequence genomic stretch:
- the LZTS3 gene encoding leucine zipper putative tumor suppressor 3 isoform X2 → MATLETLPVLSDPTYPSPENFHSFAPRPSQPISQSTMGSVGSGVANDQEFAMKSVGTRTQSSGRQTEGSRNGYSTREISNRYSGEEKTYKSEKVSNSLYINGDLRKSEKVKMDICGNVTTNNEKNMPPPPQYREPSNPPKILPISGKLDQNLCPPQSNGVTENRKSLNHANSNSPSAPKSGLDKSSLNRTTNQVGGLSDSGRNSLTSLPTYGTGYSQHVGPMSASTSHINRIGTTYVDKNIVGYNGISTSDSGRSSSKSTSSFNRLNHLNETMPFHSPSTDDIIQDLEDRLWEKEQEVLQMRRNLDKSEAAIFQVFEEKQKIWEREMEDLRQNYANKLQQVSKKAQRAQQALQLQIFKLQQEKKKLQDDMGQLLQQREELEKKFVAFKKEQAEFLPKIEETKWEVCQKAGEISLLKQQLKDSQADVSQKLNEIVGLRTQLKEGKNFLREKEEQILTLKDSYSSKSVNLEICESELQRKMSEVQVLREKLNHCELEVSGLKRTLASMGPPGPFGGELGEKLRDPLACESDEAKMQRQSEDSVNTLRKEVERLQTELKLERQQREQQVMDFEEERRTWQEEKEKVIKYQKQLQLNYVEMYQKNQLLEHKVNEMNTKATSPPHTEEKKTWTPSRLERIESTEI, encoded by the exons ATGGCCACGCTAGAGACGCTGCCCGTTCTTAGTGACCCGACCTACCCCAGCCCGGAGAACTTCCACAGTTTTGCTCCCCGGCCATCCCAACCCATCTCCCAGAGCACCATGGGGAGCGTGGGCAGCGGAGTTGCCAATGACCAAGAGTTCGCCATGAAGAGCGTGGGGACCCGGACACAGAGCAGTGGCCGGCAGACAGAGGGGTCTCGCAACGGGTACTCCACACGGGAGATCTCCAACCGCTACTCCGGCGAGGAGAAGACATACAAATCGGAGAAGGTCTCCAATTCCCTCTACATCAACGGCGACCTGCGCAAGAGCGAGAAGGTGAAGATGGACATCTGTGGGAACGTGACCACCAACAACGAGAAGAACATGCCACCTCCTCCCCAATACCGAGAGCCCAGTAACCCACCAAAGATATTGCCAATCTCCGGCAAACTAGACCAG AACCTCTGCCCGCCGCAGAGCAACGGAGTGACAGAGAATAGAAAGAGCTTGAACCATGCCAACAGCAATAGCCCGTCCGCACCGAAAAGTGGACTCGACAAGAGCAGCCTTAACAGGACTACAAACCAAGTGGGGGGCCTTTCGGATTCAGGCCGTAACTCGTTAACGAGCCTGCCCACGTACGGGACAGGCTACAGCCAGCATGTGGGTCCAATGAGCGCCTCCACGAGCCACATCAACCGCATCGGCACCACTTACGTGGACAAGAACATCGTGGGATACAACGGGATATCTACCTCAGACAGCGGGCGGTCTTCGAGCAAGAGCACCTCTTCGTTCAACAGACTGAACCATCTCAACGAAACGATGCCTTTCCACTCGCCTTCAACAGACGACATCATCCAAGACCTGGAAGACcggctgtgggagaaggagcaggaggtcCTCCAGATGCGAAGGAACTTGGACAAAAGCGAGGCAGCCATCTTCCAAGTATTCGAGGAGAAGCAGAAGATCTGGGAGAGGGAAATGGAGGACCTGAGGCAAAACTATGCCAACAAATTGCAACAGGTCTCCAAAAAGGCGCAGCGGGCTCAGCAGGCCTTGCAGCTCCAAATCTTCAAGctccagcaggagaaaaaaaaactccAAGATGATATGGGACAACTCCTCCAGCAACgagaggagctggagaagaaatTTGTGGCTTTCAAGAAGGAGCAGGCTGAGTTTCTCCCAAAGATTGAAGAGACCAAGTGGGAG GTGTGCCAGAAGGCAGGTGAGATCTCCCTGCTCAAACAGCAGCTGAAGGACTCCCAAGCAGATGTCTCCCAGAAGCTGAACGAGATCGTGGGACTGCGGACACAGCTCAAGGAAGGTAAGAACTTCCTACGGGAGAAGGAGGAGCAGATCCTCACCCTGAAGGACTCCTACAGCTCCAAGAGTGTCAACCTGGAGATTTGTGAGAGTGAGCTGCAGCGGAAGATGAGCGAGGTCCAGGTGCTGAGGGAAAAACTGAACCACTGTGAGCTGGAGGTCTCCGGCCTGAAGCGGACACTTGCCAGCATGGGACCTCCAGGACCTTTCGGTGGGGAGCTCGGTGAGAAGCTGCGGGACCCGCTGGCCTGCGAGAGCGACGAAGCCAAGATGCAGCGGCAGAGCGAGGACAGCGTCAACACACTGCGGAAGGAGGTGGAGCGGCTCCAGACAGAGCTGAAGTTGGAGCGGCAGCAGCGGGAGCAGCAGGTGATGGACTTCGAGGAGGAGCGGCGCACGTGgcaagaagagaaggagaaagtcaTCAAGTACCAGAAGCAGCTGCAACTGAACTACGTGGAGATGTACCAGAAGAACCAGCTCCTGGAGCACAAGGTGAACGAAATGAACACGAAGGCCACCAGTCCCCCGCACACCgaggagaaaaaaacatggaCTCCCTCCAGACTGGAGCGAATAGAGTCCACCGAGATCTGA
- the LZTS3 gene encoding leucine zipper putative tumor suppressor 3 isoform X1, with the protein MATLETLPVLSDPTYPSPENFHSFAPRPSQPISQSTMGSVGSGVANDQEFAMKSVGTRTQSSGRQTEGSRNGYSTREISNRYSGEEKTYKSEKVSNSLYINGDLRKSEKVKMDICGNVTTNNEKNMPPPPQYREPSNPPKILPISGKLDQSNEPLVRPSAFKPVVPKNFHSMQNLCPPQSNGVTENRKSLNHANSNSPSAPKSGLDKSSLNRTTNQVGGLSDSGRNSLTSLPTYGTGYSQHVGPMSASTSHINRIGTTYVDKNIVGYNGISTSDSGRSSSKSTSSFNRLNHLNETMPFHSPSTDDIIQDLEDRLWEKEQEVLQMRRNLDKSEAAIFQVFEEKQKIWEREMEDLRQNYANKLQQVSKKAQRAQQALQLQIFKLQQEKKKLQDDMGQLLQQREELEKKFVAFKKEQAEFLPKIEETKWEVCQKAGEISLLKQQLKDSQADVSQKLNEIVGLRTQLKEGKNFLREKEEQILTLKDSYSSKSVNLEICESELQRKMSEVQVLREKLNHCELEVSGLKRTLASMGPPGPFGGELGEKLRDPLACESDEAKMQRQSEDSVNTLRKEVERLQTELKLERQQREQQVMDFEEERRTWQEEKEKVIKYQKQLQLNYVEMYQKNQLLEHKVNEMNTKATSPPHTEEKKTWTPSRLERIESTEI; encoded by the exons ATGGCCACGCTAGAGACGCTGCCCGTTCTTAGTGACCCGACCTACCCCAGCCCGGAGAACTTCCACAGTTTTGCTCCCCGGCCATCCCAACCCATCTCCCAGAGCACCATGGGGAGCGTGGGCAGCGGAGTTGCCAATGACCAAGAGTTCGCCATGAAGAGCGTGGGGACCCGGACACAGAGCAGTGGCCGGCAGACAGAGGGGTCTCGCAACGGGTACTCCACACGGGAGATCTCCAACCGCTACTCCGGCGAGGAGAAGACATACAAATCGGAGAAGGTCTCCAATTCCCTCTACATCAACGGCGACCTGCGCAAGAGCGAGAAGGTGAAGATGGACATCTGTGGGAACGTGACCACCAACAACGAGAAGAACATGCCACCTCCTCCCCAATACCGAGAGCCCAGTAACCCACCAAAGATATTGCCAATCTCCGGCAAACTAGACCAG agcaATGAGCCCTTAGTTAGACCCTCAGCCTTTAAACCAGTAGTTCCTAAAAACTTCCATTCCATGCAGAACCTCTGCCCGCCGCAGAGCAACGGAGTGACAGAGAATAGAAAGAGCTTGAACCATGCCAACAGCAATAGCCCGTCCGCACCGAAAAGTGGACTCGACAAGAGCAGCCTTAACAGGACTACAAACCAAGTGGGGGGCCTTTCGGATTCAGGCCGTAACTCGTTAACGAGCCTGCCCACGTACGGGACAGGCTACAGCCAGCATGTGGGTCCAATGAGCGCCTCCACGAGCCACATCAACCGCATCGGCACCACTTACGTGGACAAGAACATCGTGGGATACAACGGGATATCTACCTCAGACAGCGGGCGGTCTTCGAGCAAGAGCACCTCTTCGTTCAACAGACTGAACCATCTCAACGAAACGATGCCTTTCCACTCGCCTTCAACAGACGACATCATCCAAGACCTGGAAGACcggctgtgggagaaggagcaggaggtcCTCCAGATGCGAAGGAACTTGGACAAAAGCGAGGCAGCCATCTTCCAAGTATTCGAGGAGAAGCAGAAGATCTGGGAGAGGGAAATGGAGGACCTGAGGCAAAACTATGCCAACAAATTGCAACAGGTCTCCAAAAAGGCGCAGCGGGCTCAGCAGGCCTTGCAGCTCCAAATCTTCAAGctccagcaggagaaaaaaaaactccAAGATGATATGGGACAACTCCTCCAGCAACgagaggagctggagaagaaatTTGTGGCTTTCAAGAAGGAGCAGGCTGAGTTTCTCCCAAAGATTGAAGAGACCAAGTGGGAG GTGTGCCAGAAGGCAGGTGAGATCTCCCTGCTCAAACAGCAGCTGAAGGACTCCCAAGCAGATGTCTCCCAGAAGCTGAACGAGATCGTGGGACTGCGGACACAGCTCAAGGAAGGTAAGAACTTCCTACGGGAGAAGGAGGAGCAGATCCTCACCCTGAAGGACTCCTACAGCTCCAAGAGTGTCAACCTGGAGATTTGTGAGAGTGAGCTGCAGCGGAAGATGAGCGAGGTCCAGGTGCTGAGGGAAAAACTGAACCACTGTGAGCTGGAGGTCTCCGGCCTGAAGCGGACACTTGCCAGCATGGGACCTCCAGGACCTTTCGGTGGGGAGCTCGGTGAGAAGCTGCGGGACCCGCTGGCCTGCGAGAGCGACGAAGCCAAGATGCAGCGGCAGAGCGAGGACAGCGTCAACACACTGCGGAAGGAGGTGGAGCGGCTCCAGACAGAGCTGAAGTTGGAGCGGCAGCAGCGGGAGCAGCAGGTGATGGACTTCGAGGAGGAGCGGCGCACGTGgcaagaagagaaggagaaagtcaTCAAGTACCAGAAGCAGCTGCAACTGAACTACGTGGAGATGTACCAGAAGAACCAGCTCCTGGAGCACAAGGTGAACGAAATGAACACGAAGGCCACCAGTCCCCCGCACACCgaggagaaaaaaacatggaCTCCCTCCAGACTGGAGCGAATAGAGTCCACCGAGATCTGA